In Kytococcus sedentarius DSM 20547, the sequence TCAGGGCCAGGTCCGGCGCGCCGTAGAGCATGAACAGTGCCGCGGTGCCGTACCCGGTGACACCCACCAGGATCACCGCGCGCAGGCGGCGGGTGGACAGTGCACCCCAGACGGCCGCGGCGATGGTGACCAGCGCGACGCCGAGCTGCGCCCACGAGTCCATGAGCGTGAACTGCGTGGGGAAGGGCACCTCCTGGAACACCAGCACCCCCACCGGCACCGCGATGGACACGGCGAAGACAATGCCGAGGGTGACCGGCAACGAGCCGCGCTGCGATGCACCGGTGACCGAGAGCGCCAACCGGTCGACCGACCGCATCGAGAGGAGGAACGCACGCTCGGCACCCGGCAGGTCCAGGGCGGCCACCCCGCGCTGGAAGGAGTTGATCTGGCGGCGTCGCAGGTGCAGCAGCACACCGACGGCGAAGGTGAGCGCCGTGAAGGCCAGGACCGGGGTCCACCCGTGCCACAGACCGAGGTGCAGCGGGTGCTCCGAGGCGGCCCACCAGCCGGAGTAGTTGCCCAACCACGGCTCGAGCACCGTCTTGCTGGTCAGACCCAGCACGATCGTGCACACGGCCAGCAGGGCGGGGCTGAACTGCAGGAAGAAGCCCGGGTCGTGCACCTCGGTGAGCGGCTTGGTGCGCTGGGTGCGGAAGGCGCCCCACAGGAAGCGGGCGGAGTACGCGAAGGTCATCATCGAGCCGACGAGGATGAACACGAAGGTGACGCCCTCGACCGTGAACCAGCCGTGCTCCACCGGGTTGAAGACGGTGTAGGCGCCCTCCTTGCTCACGAAGCCCAGCAGCGGAGGCACACCCGCCATCGAGGCCGCGGAGACGCAGGCGGTCGCGAACAGCACCGGCATGCTTCTTGCCAGCCCCGAGAGGCGGCGCAGGTCACGCGTGCCGGTGCAGTGGTCGATGGCGCCGACGACCAGGAACAACGAGCCCTTGAACAGGGCGTGGGCCACCAGCAAGGTCAGTCCGGCCAGCGCGGCGTCCTGGGTGCCGTGGCCGACGACCAGCACGAGGAAGCCCAGCTGCGAGACGGTGCCGTAGGCCAGGACCAGCTTGATGTCGACCTGCCGCAGGGAGCGCCAGGCCCCCAACAGCATGGTGGGGCCACCCAGCAGCAGCACCGTCCACTTCCACACGTCCAGGTCCGCGAAGGCCGGGGCGAAGCGGGCGATGAGGTAGATGCCCGCCTTCACCATCGCCGCGGCGTGGAGGTAGGCGCTCACGGGGGTGGGCGCGGCCATGGCCCCCGGCAGCCAGAAGTGGAAGGGCACCATCGCGGACTTGGTGATCGCGCCCACCAGCAGCAGCACGACCGAGGCGGTCACCAGCGGGCCGGCCTCGGGCGGGTGGGCCATCAGCGCACTGATCGAGTAGCTGCCGGTCGCCTGCCCCAGCCCCACGATGCCGACGAGCATGGCCAGGCCGCCGCTGGCGGTGATGATCAGCGCCTCCATGGCCGCGGAGCGCGAGTGCCGGGAGGTGATGCGGTGCCCGATCAGCAGGAAGGACAGCACCGACGTGATCTCCCAGAACACGTACAGCACCAGCATGTTGTCGGTGGTGACCAGCCCCAGCATCGCGCCGGCGAAGGCGGTCAGGGAGCCGGCGAACAGACCCAGGCCCGGCTCGTCGTCCTCGAAGTAGCCGACGCAGTAGATGAGCACCAGCGTGCCGATGAACACGACCACCATGGCCAGCACCCAGCTGAGGGAGTCCAGACGGAAGTCGAGGTTCATGCCCAGCTGGTGGACCCAGGTCCACGACTCGGTGACCGCCGGCGGCAGCCCCCCGGCGCCCTGGCCGACCTCGTGGTGGGGGTGGTCGGTCGATCCCGCGTGGACCGCCGGCGCCTTGGCCACGAGGTAGACCACGGAGGCCAACGAGGGCAGGGCCAGCGGCAGGAAGGCCTTCGATCCCAGCGCGCGCACCAGCATCGGAGCGCACAGGGCGGCCACGAGGTGCGCCAGGATCAACGCGAGCACGGGCACCCCCTGGTGCGTGGTGGGACGGAGCGGGACGGGGAGGAGTCTACGCGCCGGGTCACAGGATCTGACTGAAGGCGTGCAGGGTGAACCCCACCAGGCCGCCCACCACCGTGCCGTTGATGCGGATGAACTGCAGGTCGCGCCCCACGTAGGACTCCAGCAGGCGCGAGGTCTCGTGGGCGTCCCACCGCTCGACGGTCCCGGAGATCACACTGGCGACCTCCGCACCGTGCCGCTCCACCAGGCCGGCGACCAGCTCGGCACTGCGGCGGTCGAGCACCTCGCAGGCCCGCGGGTCGCCGGCCAGGCTGCCGGCCCCGTCGGCCAGGGCGAGGGCCAGCCGGCGCGGCAGGGGCCCGTCCGGGTCGGCCAGCGCCTCGGTGAGGACGGTGGCCAGGCCCTCCCACAGCTCGGCGACGGTGCCGGCCGCCGAGGGGTCGGTGAGGATCCGCTCCTGCATACGGGCCATGGCCTCGGCGGTGGCCTCGTCGTGCTGGAGGTCGCGGGCGAGGTCACCCAGCAGGTCGTCGATGCTGGCGCGGATGCGGTGGTCGGGGGTGCGCTGGACGTCCCTCGTCCAGCCCAGCAGCTCGGCGTGGATGCGGGAGACCACCGCGTCGTCGACCCACTGGGGCGACCACCACGGGGCGCGGGTGCGGACGATGAACTGCACCCGATCCGGGTTGGCCTCCAGCCACGAGACCAGCTCGTCGACCACGAGGTCCACCAGGCGGTGGTGCGACCCGGTGCGCAGCACCTCCTGCAGCCACCGGCCCGCCAGCGGCGCCAGCGGCTCCTGTGCCAGCCGAGGGAGGAGCTGCTCGGCCGCGAGCTCGCGGACGGTCTCGGTGTCGGCGGCCCGCAGCGCGCGGCGCAGGGCGGGCAGTGCCTCGGTGACCACGGTGCGGGCGTGGTCGGGGTCGGAGGCCCATCCGGCCACACGGCGGGTGACCCCGGCCTGCACCCAACGCTCGGTGACCGTGTCCGGGGTGAGGAAGTTGGTGGCCACGAACGACTCCAGGGCGGCGCCGATCTCGTCCTTGCGCCGCGGGATGATCGCCGTGTGCGGCACCGGGATGCCCAACGGGTGGCGGAACAGGGCCGTCACCGCGAACCAGTCGGCGATCGCGCCGACCATCGCGGCCTCGGCGGTGGCGTGGAGGTAGCCCCAGGGGCCGCCCTCGGGGGTCAGCAGGAAGACCAGGGCGGCCAGTGCCAGCAGGCCCGTGGCCACCCACTGCATCCGGCGCAACGCGTCACCATCGGGCCTCATGGCGTCATGGTTCCACGGCGACGGGGGTCCGGGTTCACGCGCCCGGTCCGCCCCGGGCGCCACGGGCACCGTGGTCGTACCCTGAGCGCATGTCGACGCTCGCGCCCCTGTCCCAGCACCTCCGCGACACCGCAACGGCCCACCCCCGGGTGGTCGCACAGCGTGAGTTGGTGGACGAGGTCTGGCAGGAGTGGACCTATGCGGAGTTCGCCGAGCGCTGCCGGGGCCTGGCCGTCCATCTGGTGGCCGCGGGCCTCGCGGTCGGCGACCGGGTGGCGATCGTCTCCCCCAACTGCCCGGCCTGGTCGGTCGTGGACTACGGCGCGATGTCCGCCGGTGCCAGCGTCGTGCCGGTCCACCTGGCCTCCAGCACCGAGCAGAAGACCTACGTGCTGCGGCACAGCCAGGCCCACGTGGTCGCGGTCCTCGGGGACGAGGAGCTCGCCCGCGTGGCCGGCCTGCTGGCGGACGAGGGGGTCCGCCAGGTGATCGCCATCGAGTGCTCGCAGGACGCCCGGGAGTCCGCGGCGACGGTGCTCGGTGCCGAGGTGGTCGACCTCGAGGAGGCCATCTCAGCCGGCCACGCCGCCCCGGCGAGCACGCACGCTGAGGTGGCTCGCCGCATCGACTCCGCGGACCTCGACGCCCTGGCGACGGTGCTCTACACCTCCGGCACGACGGGCACGCCGAAGGCAGTCCCGCTGACGCACCGCAACCTCACCACCCAGTTCGCGACCATCGCCGACCGCTTCGACTTCACCCCCGGCCAGCGCTCGCTGAGCTTCCTGCCCCTCTCGCACGCGCTGGAGCGGGCCTGGGCGGCGTTCGGTGTGCAGCAGGGGCTGACGATCGCCTACTGCCGCAACCCCAAGGAGGTGCAGCCGCTGCTGGCGGCCGCCGAGCCACAGGTGATGGTGAGCGTGCCGCGCCTGTACGAGCGCGTGTACGCCGGTGCCCACGCGAACGCGGACTCCTCCCGGATCACCCGCGCCCTGTTCGACTGGGCCCTGCGGGTGGGCCTGCGGCGCAACCGGCGGCGGAGGAGCGGACTGCCGGTGGAGCCGTGGGCCGAGGCGGCCTACCGGGTGGCCGACCGACTGGTACTCCACCGCATCCGCGACGTGCTGGGCGGGCCCAAGACCTGCATGGCCGTGGGTGGCGCGGCGCTGCGGCGGGAGGTCGAGGAGTTCCTGCTGGCGGCGGACCTGCTGGTCTCGCAGGGATACGGGCTGTCGGAGACCTCACCGGTGATCTCCTGCCCGGGGGTACGTGACTGGCGCTTCGGCACGGTGGGGCGTCCGATCGCCGGCATGGAGGTGCGGATCGTGCCCCAGCCGGATGGGCCCGACACGCCCGGAGTCGGCGAGATCCAGGCGCGTGGTGACGGGGTGTTCGCCGGCTACCTGCCCAACGCTGACGGCACCGACCCCAACGAGGGGGCGTTCACCGAGGACGGATGGTTCCGCACCGGTGACCTGGGGCGGCTCGACGAGGACGGGTACCTGACGCTGACGGGGCGTTCGAAGGAGATCATCGTCACCGACGGTGGACGCAACATCGCCCCGGCGGCCATCGAGGGGGTGCTGGACAGTGACTCCCTCATCGAGTACTCGATGGTGGTCGGTGACGGGCGGCCCTACCTGGTGGCGGTCGTCTCCCCCGATGCGGCGGCCTGTGCCGAGGCGTTCCCGGGGGCCTCTGCCCGGGACCTGGCCCGAGCCATCACCGAGCGCGTCACCGAGCTGACCTCTGACATGGCCCGCTACGAGCGGATCACCAAGGTCGTCGTGGCCGAGGAGCCGTTCACCATGGAGGGTGGGGAGCTGACGCCGACCCTGAAGGTGCGTCGGGCCGTGGTGGCCGACAAGTGGGCCGAGGAGATCGACGCCCTCTACCGCTGATCGCTCGCGGGGAGCCCGCCCGTCCGTGGGCGGCAGGGGCGCTTCAGTCCTTGGGCGGCAGGAACACGATGCGGTCGCTCAGCTCGAAGGCCTGGACGACGTCGAGCACCGTGTCCTCGGGGTCGCGCACCCCGAACACGACGGGGAAGGTGCTCGTCTCCCCCATGCCCAGGTCCTGTGCCGGCAACGAGTTGATGCCGTTGCCGGAGTCGAAGACCCGTGAGGCCTGCTCCCCCGCGCTCTGACCGCCGATGCGGAAGTCGCTCAGACGGAACTCCTGCGGGGACCGGTTGGTGAGGGTCACCTCGAACAGCAGGAACTGGCTGTAGCCCTCGGACCCGGCCGCGGCACTGGAGGGAACGAACGACTCGCCCGGGGTGATGTGGGCGACCAGTCCGGACTCCCACCGGTAGGCCTCGCCGCGGTGTGGGATGCCGGGTTCCTCGATGACCCGTCCCCGCGCGTCGGCGGGCTGGTCCCCATCGATGCTGGAGCTCGGCGACGACTCGTCGGACGGGCTGGGGTCCCCCTCGGACGCGGAGTCGGACTCGTCCCCCGAGGAGCTCGGGTCTCCGCCGGGCCCGGAATGGGACTGCGAGTCGGTCGGGAACGGGGTCGTCCCGTCGGTCGCACTGTGGCTGTCCGGGTCGCTCTCGGGGTCCGAGCCGTCGGTCGGGTCGGTCGGGCCCACAGGCGGCACCTCGCCGGAGTCGGTGGGAGCGACGTCGTCGGAGGTCGGAGCCGGGTCCGTCTGGTCGTCGGTCAGCGAGCCGGAGTCGGCATCGGTCGGGCTGGTCGACTCAGGCACGTCGGTGGACGACTCATCCGGGTTCGACGACTCGTCGTCGGAACTCGTCTCGGTGCTGGTCTCGGACTCACTGGGTTCGCTGGACTCGCTGGTGGTCGTGTCCGTGGAGCGCGACTCCTCCGAGGGGTCGTCGCCCCCGATGCCGATGGAGATCCCGCCGCAGCTCGCCACGAGCGTTCCCGTGAGCAAAGCACCAGCCACGAGACCTGTCCCCCGCTGCCAGCTGCGAGCACGCGCCCCTCGCCCAGACGCGGGCGTCGCCAGACGGCTCCGCGAGGAGCGGCGGCTCGGCAACGACATCATCCCCATGTCTCCTGGTCCCTCGGCATGCTGGCGCCTCATGGTACGCCCAGAGCCCCAGAGGCTGCGGAGCGCTGCCGCCGCCTCCCGTGCCCACGCCGCTGCCCCGAGATCTCTGCACAGCCGCCTTCCGGTGCCGAGTGGCCACGCGGGCGTGTGACCTTGCGCGCGGCGACATCCCGCGGGCCACGGCATCCGGGGCGTCGGGGTGCGGGGTGCGGGGTGCCGCTGGTGTAGTACATGTGGACGAGCGCCCACCGTGTCGAGACACACCCACCCGACCTGTGGAAACCCCCAGCCCCACCCCACCCACACCACAGGGGGCCGACGCACCCGCGCAGCCAACCCACCCTGCCCCACCAATGAGACACTGACGCCTGCCCTCCCTGCCCGGGCACCGCCTACCCACGAAGGAGTGACAGTGGCGCTCAGTGTGTTCGACCTGTTCTCGATCGGCATCGGCCCCTCCAGCTCGCACACGGTCGGCCCCATGCGCGCCGCCGTCATGTTCGCCGAGCGCATGGAGAGCGAGGGCGTCCTCGAACGCACCCACCGCATCCACGCCCAGCTGTACGGCTCCCTCGGCGCCACCGGCGTCGGCCACGGCTCCGACAAGGCCGTCCTCCTGGGCCTGTCCGGGGAGCGCCCCGAGATCTGCGACCCCCGCGCGGTCGAGGGCACCCTCGAGGTCATCCGCCGCGAGAAGCGCCTCCCCCTGCTGGGCAAGCACGACATCACCTTCGATGAGGACACCGACCTCGTCCTGCACCGCCGCAAGTCCCTCCCGGTCCACCCCAACGGCATGAGCTTCACCGCCTACGACGAGGCCGGCGAGGTCCTCAGCGACCACGTCTACTACTCCGTCGGCGGCGGCTTCGTCGTCAACGAGAACGCCGACGGCGACTCCGCCATCGTCGAGGACGACACCCCGCTGCCCCACCACTTCACCACCGGTGACCGCCTCCTGGAGATCTGCCGCGAGACCGGCATGACCATCCCCCAGGTCATGATGGAGAACGAGAAGGTCTGGCGCTCCGAGGCCGAGGTCCGTGAGGGCCTGCTCAAGATCTGGTCGGTCATGCAGGAGTGCGTCCACAACGGCACGCACGCCTCCGGCACCCTCCCCGGCGGCCTGAAGGTCCCCCGCCGCGCCCCCGCCCTGTGGGAGGCCCTCGAGGAGGCCGGCAAGGAGTCCACCGACCCGCTGCACGGCATGGACTGGATCACCGTCTACGCCCTGGCGGTCAACGAGGAGAACGCCTCCGGCGGCCGCGTGGTCACCGCCCCCACCAACGGCGCTGCCGGCATCATCCCGGCCGTCCTGCACTACTACGTCGACTTCGTGCCCGGCGCGGACGACGAGGGCGTCGTCGACTTCCTCCTCACCGCCGGCGCCATCGGCGTCATCTTCAAGGAGAACGCCTCGATCTCCGGCGCCGAGGTGGGCTGCCAGGGCGAGGTCGGCTCGGCCTGTGCCATGGCCTCCGGCGCGTTCGCCCAGGTGATCGGCGGCAACGCCCTGCAGGTAGAGAACGCCGCCGAGATCGGCATGGAGCACAACCTCGGCCTCACCTGTGATCCCGTCGGCGGCCTGGTGCAGATCCCCTGCATCGAGCGCAATGCCGTCGCCTCGGTCAAGGCGATCACCGCCGCCCGTACCGCCCTGCGCGGCGACGGCTCCCACATCGTCAGCCTGGACAAGGTCGTCAAGACGATGCGGGAGACCGGCGCCGACATGAAGGTCAAGTACAAGGAAACCGCGCGCGGCGGCCTGGCGGTGAACGTCATCGAGTGCTGACCGCCTCCGTGTGACGC encodes:
- a CDS encoding DUF445 domain-containing protein; translation: MRPDGDALRRMQWVATGLLALAALVFLLTPEGGPWGYLHATAEAAMVGAIADWFAVTALFRHPLGIPVPHTAIIPRRKDEIGAALESFVATNFLTPDTVTERWVQAGVTRRVAGWASDPDHARTVVTEALPALRRALRAADTETVRELAAEQLLPRLAQEPLAPLAGRWLQEVLRTGSHHRLVDLVVDELVSWLEANPDRVQFIVRTRAPWWSPQWVDDAVVSRIHAELLGWTRDVQRTPDHRIRASIDDLLGDLARDLQHDEATAEAMARMQERILTDPSAAGTVAELWEGLATVLTEALADPDGPLPRRLALALADGAGSLAGDPRACEVLDRRSAELVAGLVERHGAEVASVISGTVERWDAHETSRLLESYVGRDLQFIRINGTVVGGLVGFTLHAFSQIL
- a CDS encoding L-serine ammonia-lyase, with protein sequence MALSVFDLFSIGIGPSSSHTVGPMRAAVMFAERMESEGVLERTHRIHAQLYGSLGATGVGHGSDKAVLLGLSGERPEICDPRAVEGTLEVIRREKRLPLLGKHDITFDEDTDLVLHRRKSLPVHPNGMSFTAYDEAGEVLSDHVYYSVGGGFVVNENADGDSAIVEDDTPLPHHFTTGDRLLEICRETGMTIPQVMMENEKVWRSEAEVREGLLKIWSVMQECVHNGTHASGTLPGGLKVPRRAPALWEALEEAGKESTDPLHGMDWITVYALAVNEENASGGRVVTAPTNGAAGIIPAVLHYYVDFVPGADDEGVVDFLLTAGAIGVIFKENASISGAEVGCQGEVGSACAMASGAFAQVIGGNALQVENAAEIGMEHNLGLTCDPVGGLVQIPCIERNAVASVKAITAARTALRGDGSHIVSLDKVVKTMRETGADMKVKYKETARGGLAVNVIEC
- a CDS encoding Na+/H+ antiporter subunit A, whose product is MLALILAHLVAALCAPMLVRALGSKAFLPLALPSLASVVYLVAKAPAVHAGSTDHPHHEVGQGAGGLPPAVTESWTWVHQLGMNLDFRLDSLSWVLAMVVVFIGTLVLIYCVGYFEDDEPGLGLFAGSLTAFAGAMLGLVTTDNMLVLYVFWEITSVLSFLLIGHRITSRHSRSAAMEALIITASGGLAMLVGIVGLGQATGSYSISALMAHPPEAGPLVTASVVLLLVGAITKSAMVPFHFWLPGAMAAPTPVSAYLHAAAMVKAGIYLIARFAPAFADLDVWKWTVLLLGGPTMLLGAWRSLRQVDIKLVLAYGTVSQLGFLVLVVGHGTQDAALAGLTLLVAHALFKGSLFLVVGAIDHCTGTRDLRRLSGLARSMPVLFATACVSAASMAGVPPLLGFVSKEGAYTVFNPVEHGWFTVEGVTFVFILVGSMMTFAYSARFLWGAFRTQRTKPLTEVHDPGFFLQFSPALLAVCTIVLGLTSKTVLEPWLGNYSGWWAASEHPLHLGLWHGWTPVLAFTALTFAVGVLLHLRRRQINSFQRGVAALDLPGAERAFLLSMRSVDRLALSVTGASQRGSLPVTLGIVFAVSIAVPVGVLVFQEVPFPTQFTLMDSWAQLGVALVTIAAAVWGALSTRRLRAVILVGVTGYGTAALFMLYGAPDLALTQLMVESISIVIFILVLRRMAGRFPDTPRTVERAARIVIAVGVAGVLAIVALVAAASRMHPPASGGLLETAYTKGGGHNIVNVILVDTRGWDTMGEIAVVLVCATGVASLVFLREEVLETARAAASVSRTRRAVHHEPDTEGSRWLADASRMKATRRSAVLEVVTRLIFHGMLVWSLFVLLVGHDAPGGGFAGGLIATLALTVRYLAGEGDELRAAAPVLSGTLMGGGLFLAVTTGVLGMMAGGEPLQSWVFDLDIPVLGNLHLVTPAFFDIGVYLVVLGMGVGLLTSLGDGVDQQIASERGDGDRDALSRHADDEFVRYGLRHTERPIERPEVDA
- a CDS encoding AMP-dependent synthetase/ligase, which codes for MSTLAPLSQHLRDTATAHPRVVAQRELVDEVWQEWTYAEFAERCRGLAVHLVAAGLAVGDRVAIVSPNCPAWSVVDYGAMSAGASVVPVHLASSTEQKTYVLRHSQAHVVAVLGDEELARVAGLLADEGVRQVIAIECSQDARESAATVLGAEVVDLEEAISAGHAAPASTHAEVARRIDSADLDALATVLYTSGTTGTPKAVPLTHRNLTTQFATIADRFDFTPGQRSLSFLPLSHALERAWAAFGVQQGLTIAYCRNPKEVQPLLAAAEPQVMVSVPRLYERVYAGAHANADSSRITRALFDWALRVGLRRNRRRRSGLPVEPWAEAAYRVADRLVLHRIRDVLGGPKTCMAVGGAALRREVEEFLLAADLLVSQGYGLSETSPVISCPGVRDWRFGTVGRPIAGMEVRIVPQPDGPDTPGVGEIQARGDGVFAGYLPNADGTDPNEGAFTEDGWFRTGDLGRLDEDGYLTLTGRSKEIIVTDGGRNIAPAAIEGVLDSDSLIEYSMVVGDGRPYLVAVVSPDAAACAEAFPGASARDLARAITERVTELTSDMARYERITKVVVAEEPFTMEGGELTPTLKVRRAVVADKWAEEIDALYR